One genomic region from Opisthocomus hoazin isolate bOpiHoa1 chromosome Z, bOpiHoa1.hap1, whole genome shotgun sequence encodes:
- the LOC142365746 gene encoding one cut domain family member 2-like isoform X1, with protein MRSGRSARRCLAGEPGACAMNPEMAMEPLGSLHGGAGHEPELMGSPSPHHGGRGAGPLRVPPPPPPPPPPPPHQDLGPAGARPAMVPGMASLLDGAAEYRPELSIPLHHAMSVPCESSPPGMGMSGTYTTLTPLQPLPPISTVSDKFHHPHAHPHAHHHHHHHHHQRLSGNVGGGFALMRDERGLPAVNNLYGPYKEMPGMGQSLSPLGNGLGPLHGAQQGLHGYGPPGPDKMLGPNFDAHAAMLARGGGGGGAGGGEQHLSRGLGTPPAMLPHLNGVPHPGHGPALPGGRERPPSSSSSGSQAGGPGQLEEINTKEVAQRITAELKRYSIPQAIFAQRVLCRSQGTLSDLLRNPKPWSKLKSGRETFRRMWKWLQEPEFQRMSALRLAACKRKEQEPNKERSSSQKKSRLVFTDLQRRTLFAIFKENKRPSKEMQITISQQLGLELTTVSNFFMNARRRSLEKWQDDLSSGGSSSAPSTCTKA; from the exons ATGAGGAGCGGCCGCAGCGCCCGTCGATGCCTCGCCGGGGAGCCGGGTGCCTGCGCCATGAACCCCGAGATGGCGATGGAGCCGCTGGGCAGCCTGCACGGGGGGGCCGGCCATGAGCCGGAGCTGatgggcagccccagcccgcaccacggcggccgcggcgccgggccgctccgggtgcccccccccccgccgccgccgcctccgccgccgccgcaccaGGATCTGGGCCCCGCCGGCGCCCGGCCGGCCATGGTGCCCGGCATGGCCTCGCTGCTGGACGGCGCCGCCGAGTACCGGCCCGAGCTCTCCATCCCGCTGCACCACGCCATGAGCGTCCCCTGCGAGTCCTCGCCGCCCGGCATGGGCATGAGCGGCACCTACACCACCCTGACGCCGCTCCAGCCCCTGCCGCCCATCTCCACCGTCTCCGACAAGTTCCACCACCCGCACGCCCACCCGCacgcccaccaccaccaccaccaccaccaccaccagcgccTCTCGGGCAACGTCGGCGGAGGCTTCGCCCTCATGCGGGACGAGCGCGGGCTGCCCGCCGTCAACAACCTCTACGGGCCCTACaaggagatgcccggcatggggCAGAGCCTCTCGCCGCTGGGCAACGGGCTGGGCCCCCTCCACGGCGCGCAGCAGGGCCTCCACGGCTACGGGCCGCCGGGCCCCGACAAGATGCTCGGCCCCAACTTCGACGCCCACGCGGCCATGctggcgcggggggggggcggcggcggggcggggggcggggagcaGCACCTCTCCCGGGGGCTGGGGACGCCCCCCGCCATGCTGCCCCACCTGAACGGCGTCCCGCACCCCGGCCACGGGCCCGCGCtgccgggcgggcgggagcggccgccctcctcgtcctcgtcgGGCTCGCAGGCGGGCGGCCCGGGGCAGCTGGAGGAGATCAACACCAAGGAGGTGGCACAAAGGATCACGGCGGAGCTGAAGCGCTACAGCATCCCGCAGGCCATCTTCGCCCAGCGGGTGCTGTGCCGCTCGCAGGGGACCCTCTCGGACTTGCTGCGGAACCCCAAGCCGTGGAGTAAACTCAAGTCCGGCCGGGAGACCTTCCGCAGGATGTGGAAGTGGCTGCAGGAGCCCGAGTTCCAGAGGATGTCGGCGCTGCGGCTGGCGG cctgcaagCGCAAAGAGCAAGAGCCGAACAAAGAGCGGAGCAGCTCCCAGAAGAAGTCTCGCCTGGTCTTCACGGACCTCCAGCGCCGAACGCTCTTCGCCATCTTCAAGGAGAACAAGCGGCCCTCCAAAGAGATGCAGATCACCATCTCCCAGCAGCTGGGCCTGGAGCTCACCACCGTCAGCAACTTCTTCATGAACGCCCGGCGGCGCAGCCTGGAGAAGTGGCAGGACGACCTGAGCTCCGGGGGCTCCTCCTCGGCGCCCAGCACCTGTACCAAAGCGTGA
- the LOC142365746 gene encoding one cut domain family member 2-like isoform X5, with the protein MRSGRSARRCLAGEPGACAMNPEMAMEPLGSLHGGAGHEPELMGSPSPHHGGRGAGPLRVPPPPPPPPPPPPHQDLGPAGARPAMVPGMASLLDGAAEYRPELSIPLHHAMSVPCESSPPGMGMSGTYTTLTPLQPLPPISTVSDKFHHPHAHPHAHHHHHHHHHQRLSGNVGGGFALMRDERGLPAVNNLYGPYKEMPGMGQSLSPLGNGLGPLHGAQQGLHGYGPPGPDKMLGPNFDAHAAMLARGGGGGGAGGGEQHLSRGLGTPPAMLPHLNGVPHPGHGPALPGGRERPPSSSSSGSQAGGPGQLEEINTKEVAQRITAELKRYSIPQAIFAQRVLCRSQGTLSDLLRNPKPWSKLKSGRETFRRMWKWLQEPEFQRMSALRLAAS; encoded by the exons ATGAGGAGCGGCCGCAGCGCCCGTCGATGCCTCGCCGGGGAGCCGGGTGCCTGCGCCATGAACCCCGAGATGGCGATGGAGCCGCTGGGCAGCCTGCACGGGGGGGCCGGCCATGAGCCGGAGCTGatgggcagccccagcccgcaccacggcggccgcggcgccgggccgctccgggtgcccccccccccgccgccgccgcctccgccgccgccgcaccaGGATCTGGGCCCCGCCGGCGCCCGGCCGGCCATGGTGCCCGGCATGGCCTCGCTGCTGGACGGCGCCGCCGAGTACCGGCCCGAGCTCTCCATCCCGCTGCACCACGCCATGAGCGTCCCCTGCGAGTCCTCGCCGCCCGGCATGGGCATGAGCGGCACCTACACCACCCTGACGCCGCTCCAGCCCCTGCCGCCCATCTCCACCGTCTCCGACAAGTTCCACCACCCGCACGCCCACCCGCacgcccaccaccaccaccaccaccaccaccaccagcgccTCTCGGGCAACGTCGGCGGAGGCTTCGCCCTCATGCGGGACGAGCGCGGGCTGCCCGCCGTCAACAACCTCTACGGGCCCTACaaggagatgcccggcatggggCAGAGCCTCTCGCCGCTGGGCAACGGGCTGGGCCCCCTCCACGGCGCGCAGCAGGGCCTCCACGGCTACGGGCCGCCGGGCCCCGACAAGATGCTCGGCCCCAACTTCGACGCCCACGCGGCCATGctggcgcggggggggggcggcggcggggcggggggcggggagcaGCACCTCTCCCGGGGGCTGGGGACGCCCCCCGCCATGCTGCCCCACCTGAACGGCGTCCCGCACCCCGGCCACGGGCCCGCGCtgccgggcgggcgggagcggccgccctcctcgtcctcgtcgGGCTCGCAGGCGGGCGGCCCGGGGCAGCTGGAGGAGATCAACACCAAGGAGGTGGCACAAAGGATCACGGCGGAGCTGAAGCGCTACAGCATCCCGCAGGCCATCTTCGCCCAGCGGGTGCTGTGCCGCTCGCAGGGGACCCTCTCGGACTTGCTGCGGAACCCCAAGCCGTGGAGTAAACTCAAGTCCGGCCGGGAGACCTTCCGCAGGATGTGGAAGTGGCTGCAGGAGCCCGAGTTCCAGAGGATGTCGGCGCTGCGGCTGGCGG CTAGCTGA
- the LOC142365746 gene encoding one cut domain family member 2-like isoform X4, with translation MRSGRSARRCLAGEPGACAMNPEMAMEPLGSLHGGAGHEPELMGSPSPHHGGRGAGPLRVPPPPPPPPPPPPHQDLGPAGARPAMVPGMASLLDGAAEYRPELSIPLHHAMSVPCESSPPGMGMSGTYTTLTPLQPLPPISTVSDKFHHPHAHPHAHHHHHHHHHQRLSGNVGGGFALMRDERGLPAVNNLYGPYKEMPGMGQSLSPLGNGLGPLHGAQQGLHGYGPPGPDKMLGPNFDAHAAMLARGGGGGGAGGGEQHLSRGLGTPPAMLPHLNGVPHPGHGPALPGGRERPPSSSSSGSQAGGPGQLEEINTKEVAQRITAELKRYSIPQAIFAQRVLCRSQGTLSDLLRNPKPWSKLKSGRETFRRMWKWLQEPEFQRMSALRLAGRQ, from the exons ATGAGGAGCGGCCGCAGCGCCCGTCGATGCCTCGCCGGGGAGCCGGGTGCCTGCGCCATGAACCCCGAGATGGCGATGGAGCCGCTGGGCAGCCTGCACGGGGGGGCCGGCCATGAGCCGGAGCTGatgggcagccccagcccgcaccacggcggccgcggcgccgggccgctccgggtgcccccccccccgccgccgccgcctccgccgccgccgcaccaGGATCTGGGCCCCGCCGGCGCCCGGCCGGCCATGGTGCCCGGCATGGCCTCGCTGCTGGACGGCGCCGCCGAGTACCGGCCCGAGCTCTCCATCCCGCTGCACCACGCCATGAGCGTCCCCTGCGAGTCCTCGCCGCCCGGCATGGGCATGAGCGGCACCTACACCACCCTGACGCCGCTCCAGCCCCTGCCGCCCATCTCCACCGTCTCCGACAAGTTCCACCACCCGCACGCCCACCCGCacgcccaccaccaccaccaccaccaccaccaccagcgccTCTCGGGCAACGTCGGCGGAGGCTTCGCCCTCATGCGGGACGAGCGCGGGCTGCCCGCCGTCAACAACCTCTACGGGCCCTACaaggagatgcccggcatggggCAGAGCCTCTCGCCGCTGGGCAACGGGCTGGGCCCCCTCCACGGCGCGCAGCAGGGCCTCCACGGCTACGGGCCGCCGGGCCCCGACAAGATGCTCGGCCCCAACTTCGACGCCCACGCGGCCATGctggcgcggggggggggcggcggcggggcggggggcggggagcaGCACCTCTCCCGGGGGCTGGGGACGCCCCCCGCCATGCTGCCCCACCTGAACGGCGTCCCGCACCCCGGCCACGGGCCCGCGCtgccgggcgggcgggagcggccgccctcctcgtcctcgtcgGGCTCGCAGGCGGGCGGCCCGGGGCAGCTGGAGGAGATCAACACCAAGGAGGTGGCACAAAGGATCACGGCGGAGCTGAAGCGCTACAGCATCCCGCAGGCCATCTTCGCCCAGCGGGTGCTGTGCCGCTCGCAGGGGACCCTCTCGGACTTGCTGCGGAACCCCAAGCCGTGGAGTAAACTCAAGTCCGGCCGGGAGACCTTCCGCAGGATGTGGAAGTGGCTGCAGGAGCCCGAGTTCCAGAGGATGTCGGCGCTGCGGCTGGCGG GCAGGCAGTAG
- the LOC142365746 gene encoding one cut domain family member 2-like isoform X3, with product MRSGRSARRCLAGEPGACAMNPEMAMEPLGSLHGGAGHEPELMGSPSPHHGGRGAGPLRVPPPPPPPPPPPPHQDLGPAGARPAMVPGMASLLDGAAEYRPELSIPLHHAMSVPCESSPPGMGMSGTYTTLTPLQPLPPISTVSDKFHHPHAHPHAHHHHHHHHHQRLSGNVGGGFALMRDERGLPAVNNLYGPYKEMPGMGQSLSPLGNGLGPLHGAQQGLHGYGPPGPDKMLGPNFDAHAAMLARGGGGGGAGGGEQHLSRGLGTPPAMLPHLNGVPHPGHGPALPGGRERPPSSSSSGSQAGGPGQLEEINTKEVAQRITAELKRYSIPQAIFAQRVLCRSQGTLSDLLRNPKPWSKLKSGRETFRRMWKWLQEPEFQRMSALRLAGMSCSAG from the exons ATGAGGAGCGGCCGCAGCGCCCGTCGATGCCTCGCCGGGGAGCCGGGTGCCTGCGCCATGAACCCCGAGATGGCGATGGAGCCGCTGGGCAGCCTGCACGGGGGGGCCGGCCATGAGCCGGAGCTGatgggcagccccagcccgcaccacggcggccgcggcgccgggccgctccgggtgcccccccccccgccgccgccgcctccgccgccgccgcaccaGGATCTGGGCCCCGCCGGCGCCCGGCCGGCCATGGTGCCCGGCATGGCCTCGCTGCTGGACGGCGCCGCCGAGTACCGGCCCGAGCTCTCCATCCCGCTGCACCACGCCATGAGCGTCCCCTGCGAGTCCTCGCCGCCCGGCATGGGCATGAGCGGCACCTACACCACCCTGACGCCGCTCCAGCCCCTGCCGCCCATCTCCACCGTCTCCGACAAGTTCCACCACCCGCACGCCCACCCGCacgcccaccaccaccaccaccaccaccaccaccagcgccTCTCGGGCAACGTCGGCGGAGGCTTCGCCCTCATGCGGGACGAGCGCGGGCTGCCCGCCGTCAACAACCTCTACGGGCCCTACaaggagatgcccggcatggggCAGAGCCTCTCGCCGCTGGGCAACGGGCTGGGCCCCCTCCACGGCGCGCAGCAGGGCCTCCACGGCTACGGGCCGCCGGGCCCCGACAAGATGCTCGGCCCCAACTTCGACGCCCACGCGGCCATGctggcgcggggggggggcggcggcggggcggggggcggggagcaGCACCTCTCCCGGGGGCTGGGGACGCCCCCCGCCATGCTGCCCCACCTGAACGGCGTCCCGCACCCCGGCCACGGGCCCGCGCtgccgggcgggcgggagcggccgccctcctcgtcctcgtcgGGCTCGCAGGCGGGCGGCCCGGGGCAGCTGGAGGAGATCAACACCAAGGAGGTGGCACAAAGGATCACGGCGGAGCTGAAGCGCTACAGCATCCCGCAGGCCATCTTCGCCCAGCGGGTGCTGTGCCGCTCGCAGGGGACCCTCTCGGACTTGCTGCGGAACCCCAAGCCGTGGAGTAAACTCAAGTCCGGCCGGGAGACCTTCCGCAGGATGTGGAAGTGGCTGCAGGAGCCCGAGTTCCAGAGGATGTCGGCGCTGCGGCTGGCGG GCATGTCCTGTTCTGCTGGATAA
- the LOC142365746 gene encoding one cut domain family member 2-like isoform X2, producing the protein MRSGRSARRCLAGEPGACAMNPEMAMEPLGSLHGGAGHEPELMGSPSPHHGGRGAGPLRVPPPPPPPPPPPPHQDLGPAGARPAMVPGMASLLDGAAEYRPELSIPLHHAMSVPCESSPPGMGMSGTYTTLTPLQPLPPISTVSDKFHHPHAHPHAHHHHHHHHHQRLSGNVGGGFALMRDERGLPAVNNLYGPYKEMPGMGQSLSPLGNGLGPLHGAQQGLHGYGPPGPDKMLGPNFDAHAAMLARGGGGGGAGGGEQHLSRGLGTPPAMLPHLNGVPHPGHGPALPGGRERPPSSSSSGSQAGGPGQLEEINTKEVAQRITAELKRYSIPQAIFAQRVLCRSQGTLSDLLRNPKPWSKLKSGRETFRRMWKWLQEPEFQRMSALRLAASLPRWFPLPRYSPAETPLGEGKKPKALRAADSRPVCPLLL; encoded by the exons ATGAGGAGCGGCCGCAGCGCCCGTCGATGCCTCGCCGGGGAGCCGGGTGCCTGCGCCATGAACCCCGAGATGGCGATGGAGCCGCTGGGCAGCCTGCACGGGGGGGCCGGCCATGAGCCGGAGCTGatgggcagccccagcccgcaccacggcggccgcggcgccgggccgctccgggtgcccccccccccgccgccgccgcctccgccgccgccgcaccaGGATCTGGGCCCCGCCGGCGCCCGGCCGGCCATGGTGCCCGGCATGGCCTCGCTGCTGGACGGCGCCGCCGAGTACCGGCCCGAGCTCTCCATCCCGCTGCACCACGCCATGAGCGTCCCCTGCGAGTCCTCGCCGCCCGGCATGGGCATGAGCGGCACCTACACCACCCTGACGCCGCTCCAGCCCCTGCCGCCCATCTCCACCGTCTCCGACAAGTTCCACCACCCGCACGCCCACCCGCacgcccaccaccaccaccaccaccaccaccaccagcgccTCTCGGGCAACGTCGGCGGAGGCTTCGCCCTCATGCGGGACGAGCGCGGGCTGCCCGCCGTCAACAACCTCTACGGGCCCTACaaggagatgcccggcatggggCAGAGCCTCTCGCCGCTGGGCAACGGGCTGGGCCCCCTCCACGGCGCGCAGCAGGGCCTCCACGGCTACGGGCCGCCGGGCCCCGACAAGATGCTCGGCCCCAACTTCGACGCCCACGCGGCCATGctggcgcggggggggggcggcggcggggcggggggcggggagcaGCACCTCTCCCGGGGGCTGGGGACGCCCCCCGCCATGCTGCCCCACCTGAACGGCGTCCCGCACCCCGGCCACGGGCCCGCGCtgccgggcgggcgggagcggccgccctcctcgtcctcgtcgGGCTCGCAGGCGGGCGGCCCGGGGCAGCTGGAGGAGATCAACACCAAGGAGGTGGCACAAAGGATCACGGCGGAGCTGAAGCGCTACAGCATCCCGCAGGCCATCTTCGCCCAGCGGGTGCTGTGCCGCTCGCAGGGGACCCTCTCGGACTTGCTGCGGAACCCCAAGCCGTGGAGTAAACTCAAGTCCGGCCGGGAGACCTTCCGCAGGATGTGGAAGTGGCTGCAGGAGCCCGAGTTCCAGAGGATGTCGGCGCTGCGGCTGGCGG CCTCACTGCCTCGGTGGTTCCCGCTTCCCCGCTACTCCCCTGCTGAGACCCCTCTCGGCGAGGGGAAGAAGCCGAAAGCGCTTCGGGCTGCTGACAGCCGGCCGGTTTGCCCCCTGCTCCTGTGA